CATCTCAGCCTGCCGGATGAACCGCTTCAGACTGTTCATGTCCTGGATGGCCTGGAGGTGGGATCGGGGGGCAGAGAATGGTGGGTTAAAGACTATGTAGACGACAGGTGCCAATAGGACTGAGACCCTGTTTAGGACCCTGTTGAAGGATCTGTGGGAAGTATGTGATGGTGCTTATCTAGCGTGCATCTCTCTACCCACCTTGAGTTTGAAGTTCTCCAGGATCTGTCGGAGGAGGAAGGGGTTACAGCGCTCTGCTGCGTTCAGGAAAGCCTGGATCCATTCATCACAGAAGCGGTTACTGACTGTGGGGAAAAAGAGGACGAGACCGCGTTGCTACGGCGTGTGTTTGAGAGGCGTTTAAGTCACACTACACACCTGTGTtgggccatgtgtgtgtgtgtttcagagaggcAGCACTACCCATCTGTTGATAGGCACTTCTCAGGCATATGAATGTATGTTTGTGGTTAACcacacagggagtcagatggctgagcggttagggaatcgggctattaatcagaaggttgccggttcgattccccgccaCGCAAAATGAGgttgtgtacttgggcaaggcattcaccctatttgcctcggggggtatgtccctgtacttactgtaagtcgctctggataagagcgtctgctaaatgactaaatgtaaatgtagccagACAGTCCCACCCACCGGTGTTGGAGAgtgtgggggggctggtggagcAGTCTATGGTCAGGTCGGTGGGTGGGTCCTCTGAGATGGCTTTACACAGGGAGGCCGTGGTGTTGTCTTCCTGGACTAAACCCTGAAGACTGGCGGCCTTGATGAACCTGACAACAAGACACAGCAAAGGGTTGCAGGCGTCAGCGCTGTTATGACAAGGTGCTTACACTTGTGAGTGTAATTAGACGTAGGGTGTTGGAGTTTAGTACATATGTATTTTGAGTGTGTAGTGTTGGGGTATACTATAATAGAGTTAGAGTACAGTAACCGCTTTAGAGTTGAGTACTGTAACTCACCTGGCCACATCAGCTTTGGTCCTGTCATCTGTGTTAATGACGTCCACAGGTGTGTGACTCAGAGCCTGTAATAAAATAGCATAGTGCAGTGAGCAATGTCAAATCTGGCACTGCTGTATACAGTTGTAAAGTGTCACCTCAGCCTTGACATGGACCATTTCCTCATGCCTTTCCACTCATGTCCACTGTGTAAACACACCAACAACAAGTTTGGTAGGAGGTGAAGTGATCTGTGTTGAAACTGGGTGAACCCTTTGCATTGTGACGGATGGAAACAATCCAGTAGATGTTTTGAGATGCGATCATGTGATTGTCCACTATTGTTTTCACTTCCTTGTTCACATTTGTTTTGGCAACCCGCACTGTAGTTCGTTTTGTTGAATCAACGGCAAGGGTATGGAAAGAAATGCAGGGTGACAAGAGGGCTCCAAGAGTAGTGGAGCAGAACTCCAATGACTCATCTTGGGTTATCTTACGGTCACTTACATGAGCTACGACAGGGGGCTAATGGTGACTCACGGCATGTAACAGGAAGCTGATGCTTCCTTGGACCAGCTGAACCACTCTGTGCATGTGCATGACGGACTCCTCGTACCACCTGCTCAGGTAAGGCCGCACTTCTGTCTCCAGATTCTGCAGAGAGGAGGTGGGAAGATGAGCGACCTAACACAACCAAAAAACAGATAGGGCACTGGCATTGTGTTGCTGTTTACTGTACCTCTGGGGTCTGTAGGCTGCTCTGTAGGCCTTGCACGTATTTGTCCAGCTCCAGTCTGAATGTATGAGCCATTAAGGGAAGCATTGACTCTGACCATTGATTCCATCATCAGTTGTATTTTGGTCTTCAGTCAAACGTATTGAATCCACAGAACCACCAATGTCTATGAGCCTGTGAAGGATATAGGTTGAGGCCTTTCTCCGACCCTCCCATGAGACACACGACATAGCCGTTTCCGTCAGCGTCAGGCTGTTCAGGGGACCTCTCTTGCTCCAGGAGGCAGCAGTAGCAGCCCACAGCCTGCTCCGGAACACTGGGGAGGGGCACCAGGTCATATCATTAGAGGAACATCCATGGCTTCAGTATCCTTACACATGGATCATATGCACTGTAAAGTGAATATAGGGACTGATTTGGAATGCGGACCCAAGTAGGACATCACCTGagctccactgtgtgtgtggaggggggtgggggtggggtattACCTGAGCTCCACAGTGGCGATGTTGCCCATGCCCCCCAGCAGGGCTCCTTTGCTCAGCCTCCGCGAGATGTAGCATCGCAGCTCAGGCTCCGCCTCCGATGGCAAGCTGCTATCTACTAGTGTCAGACTGTGGGAGGGGCAAGAGTTAGTTACTATGAGTTAGCGGGCTGCCATGGCCAATGAGGTGGAGATGAAAGGCAGCCGATGGTAAAAAGCCACATCCACACCATGGCTAGATACAGAGAGAGCAAGTCTCCCAGTTCCTTTTCTGAGTCGCAGAGTGTACTGTTCTTATTATAAACTCCAAAAGAGGTAAGTAGGTAGACTTTGTGACTCAGTACAGCCATTACACCAAAAGCAGACAAGACACAGCTCTGTCGTTGATTGGATTCCAGCAGCCCGATGGATACACCAAAGCACGACACTGAAAGCCACAAAAGTACGATTACTACAGCGACGAGAGCCTTTGGTTACCTAAAGTCCTCCTGACTGGTAGTGGACTCTGTTCTTCTCTGGCTCCAAGCCACATTGTCTCCAGTTGCCTCAGATCTAGACAATCGATAGTTAACTCACGACTTGGTGGACATTGGAAAACAAATGGCCTGCACTGTGTGCAGGTCAGAGGTTGTGTCACATTTTGGACGTTGtaaatgcatgtttgtgtcttgACAGACCAGCCAACTTGAACTATTGGCATTATTTGAACATGCAAGCCAAATAAAACAGACAATGTATTACAATATTCTCATTTGTACTACTGTTGCACATCCGTCTTTTAATTGATCGGAGTTATAAAAAACGATTCAATAGGGAGTCTATGaagacaaatgtacacacataccTTTAGCTCTGAATAAGACGTGTGCATGCATAACCTTTGCACATATTGGACCAAAAGCTACTAGGCTGCACAGATGAAATATGCTAACATAACCTATAAGATAACTCGATGTAACTTGATAGCAAATTGGCCTAGCAATCCTAGTTTGCTGAGCATCTGATTACCTGGTGCCTTGGTAAAGGTAAATGGTGTAGTAACAGTTCAGTTGTTTTTGATTATATCCTGTTATCTCTTCATTGTCAAAATCATCCTTTTCGTCCACGTCAATTGAATCCTGAAAGGAGGAGGTCTGAGAGGTAAACATTATTCTTTGACACGTAACGCTAGCTTCAAGAAATATTGTGGAATGCCGTTTGATATTTGTAGGACGCAGGTTTAGACCGGAAAAAATAATACACACATAATGATTGTGGAAAGACTACGAAGAGGTGTTGCAGTGAATTACACTCTTATCCACTCTTTAGTAGATCAGTGATTGGAGTCGGCCATGCGCACTGACTTTCAATATGTCCGTCCCTTTTCATGATCCGTAATTTGATTGCTACGTACTCTTAAAAGTTCCGGACCTATGCAAATATTTGTTATTCTCTAATGATTAAGCATATGGTGATGCTAAGTTTTTCAGTGTAGTCACTGAATGTGTATGTATTGCTTTCAACGACACATtgaaaatagataaatacaaatatatttatctTAACAGCAATCATGCCCCGATGCCTTGTGGGATGTTGTAGGActggtgtactgtactgtacgccATCTTCTGTTCTGTAATCAGCTGTTGTTCTTGTTGTTAGTACAGCAGCTAGCCCCCTGCTTGTCACCTGTAATATAGGATAAACATGGGacgaaaaaagaaaaagcagaTGAAGCCGTGGTGCTGGTATCCTTTACCTTTATTCATAATTCATATGTCTCGCGTATATTCTTTTAAGTCGTCGGAATATCCTTCCATAATAACCTCGGATCCACACATGGCAGATGAGTTAGCActtgttagctagttagctactcTAGCTGGAAAAGGGACGGTAATTGATTCATACTGTAAATGCACTGTACTGTAGGTCTGTTGTTTAACAGCAAAATTGTGTGGTTGAGTAGATCAGATATCTAACAAATAACGTACACGGTCAGCATCCCAGCCCCATGTGTGACTCATTCAATGTTTTGGAAGTTGCACGGATGAGACAGTCCGACACGTCTGAACTAACGTGTATGTACAAAAATTGATTTCAACCGTTGTTTtaactactgttaacaattaacTATACTGATACAGTATCTTCTTATTTCCTGAACTATGAATAACAGGTATTGTAACAGAGATTTTGATGATGAAAAGATTCTCATCCAACACCAGAAGGCCAAACACTTCAAGTGTCACATATGTCACAAGAAACTCTATACTGGACCAGGGTTAGCCATTCACTGTATGCAGGTCAGAATGTCAAATGTTGTTATCTAAACCTATCCCAAGCTCCTCTTTAAAGTTCAAGTTGTTGCTTATGTGATGAATAAAAACGCATGCAGTAAATACAGTCGGATGTCATTGAGTTTATAACGgctgtttttgatgttgacCCTGATGTAGGTACACAAAGAAACAATTGATGGAGTCCCCAATGCCATACCTGGAAGGACAGACATTGAGCTGGAGATCTACGGCATGGAGGGTATCCCAGA
Above is a window of Hypomesus transpacificus isolate Combined female chromosome 17, fHypTra1, whole genome shotgun sequence DNA encoding:
- the c17h17orf75 gene encoding protein Njmu-R1 isoform X2; this translates as MFTSQTSSFQDSIDVDEKDDFDNEEITGYNQKQLNCYYTIYLYQGTSLTLVDSSLPSEAEPELRCYISRRLSKGALLGGMGNIATVELSVPEQAVGCYCCLLEQERSPEQPDADGNGYVVCLMGGSEKGLNLFRLELDKYVQGLQSSLQTPENLETEVRPYLSRWYEESVMHMHRVVQLVQGSISFLLHAALSHTPVDVINTDDRTKADVARFIKAASLQGLVQEDNTTASLCKAISEDPPTDLTIDCSTSPPTLSNTVSNRFCDEWIQAFLNAAERCNPFLLRQILENFKLKAIQDMNSLKRFIRQAEMSHYALFRCCLFLQGCGNGDVLLQNARAEHAGFPEACSIIRVLDEFLTEQAPQGAPAR
- the c17h17orf75 gene encoding protein Njmu-R1 isoform X1: MFTSQTSSFQDSIDVDEKDDFDNEEITGYNQKQLNCYYTIYLYQGTRSEATGDNVAWSQRRTESTTSQEDFSLTLVDSSLPSEAEPELRCYISRRLSKGALLGGMGNIATVELSVPEQAVGCYCCLLEQERSPEQPDADGNGYVVCLMGGSEKGLNLFRLELDKYVQGLQSSLQTPENLETEVRPYLSRWYEESVMHMHRVVQLVQGSISFLLHAALSHTPVDVINTDDRTKADVARFIKAASLQGLVQEDNTTASLCKAISEDPPTDLTIDCSTSPPTLSNTVSNRFCDEWIQAFLNAAERCNPFLLRQILENFKLKAIQDMNSLKRFIRQAEMSHYALFRCCLFLQGCGNGDVLLQNARAEHAGFPEACSIIRVLDEFLTEQAPQGAPAR